The Paenibacillus sp. YPG26 genome includes a window with the following:
- a CDS encoding PLP-dependent aminotransferase family protein, which yields MKKTVLSKEYAGKLYEQIYDYILDRIRRGEWKPHERLPSIRSLAMEFNVHRLTVCKAYQLLKNNGIVESKEKSGYYVRPNGIFSTDSMQDPIISAYVHDSHLSEIHQVHAEYVLSKSVLDPNLLPNLYFSEYVKQVFDLYPKMLGIYFTPQGDQELRDALCGYFTDCHRFHLSADELLITCGSLEAMDLVARALVKPRDVVMLERPTYSTAIDIFRKQGATIVPVEIHPYGYDLEQVEKLMQAYKPRLFYLNPTFQSPTGYIVPAEQRKRLVELAERYHCLLLEDDPYRDIYFGIEPPLPLFAYDTEGWVIYLRSFSKYIAPGLGIAIVACRPSIMNYLIKAKLLSDSGTPLVNQKIFLHYFFSERLQQHMEKLRTALMVRKDIAEHELSATDWEWNSPAGGFNLWVKLPETVDIERLLSMCIMQSITFVPGAICDPLKEYKSWIRLSYSYLNEQQLREGTQRLVELADGGSSSSKKQ from the coding sequence CCTCCATACGCTCGCTGGCGATGGAATTCAATGTCCATCGACTAACAGTCTGCAAAGCCTATCAGCTACTGAAGAATAATGGGATCGTTGAATCGAAAGAAAAATCCGGCTATTATGTGAGACCGAACGGCATTTTTTCTACCGATTCGATGCAAGATCCGATCATTTCCGCTTACGTGCATGATAGCCATCTTTCTGAAATTCATCAGGTACATGCCGAATATGTACTATCAAAATCGGTGCTTGACCCGAACCTGCTCCCTAATCTTTATTTTTCGGAATATGTGAAGCAAGTGTTCGATTTGTATCCCAAAATGCTCGGCATCTACTTTACTCCGCAAGGAGACCAAGAGCTGCGGGATGCGTTGTGCGGTTACTTTACCGATTGTCACCGGTTTCACTTGTCTGCAGATGAATTGTTGATCACTTGCGGTTCGCTGGAGGCCATGGATTTGGTTGCCAGAGCACTGGTCAAGCCTAGGGATGTCGTTATGTTGGAGCGTCCTACCTACAGCACCGCGATTGATATATTCAGAAAACAAGGGGCAACTATCGTTCCAGTCGAGATCCACCCGTACGGCTACGATTTGGAGCAGGTGGAGAAGCTGATGCAGGCTTACAAGCCGCGGCTGTTTTATCTAAATCCCACCTTTCAGAGTCCAACAGGCTATATCGTACCCGCCGAACAAAGGAAAAGACTCGTTGAGCTTGCCGAGCGGTATCACTGTCTGCTATTAGAGGATGATCCATACCGCGACATATATTTTGGCATAGAGCCGCCACTGCCTCTTTTTGCTTACGATACAGAAGGATGGGTCATTTATCTTCGCAGCTTCAGCAAATATATCGCTCCCGGTCTCGGTATCGCCATCGTTGCGTGCCGCCCTTCCATCATGAATTACTTGATAAAAGCCAAATTATTGTCGGACAGTGGGACGCCTTTGGTGAATCAGAAAATTTTTCTGCATTATTTTTTCTCTGAGCGGCTACAGCAGCATATGGAGAAGCTTCGCACTGCGCTTATGGTCCGCAAGGATATCGCGGAACACGAATTGTCCGCTACCGATTGGGAGTGGAACTCCCCTGCAGGTGGATTCAACTTATGGGTGAAGCTTCCGGAAACGGTGGATATTGAACGTTTACTCAGTATGTGCATCATGCAATCAATCACCTTTGTGCCTGGAGCGATTTGCGACCCACTTAAGGAGTACAAATCATGGATACGCCTCAGCTATTCTTATCTGAATGAGCAGCAATTGAGAGAAGGCACCCAGAGGCTTGTCGAATTGGCAGACGGGGGCAGTAGTTCATCAAAGAAACAATAA